The Blautia obeum ATCC 29174 region CAAGAATTCTCCTTCCTCTGCAGATGTGCAATGAATTGTAAAAGCAAAAAAGAACACTTGTTTGATGCTGCAGTTCATGGTATAATAGTATCAGTTGATAACATAAATGAACTTAAATGAAAACTTAAATTCCGGTTTTGCTCCAAATGTTCTGGTGCTGACGCTGGCCCGCACCGGCACACACAGCGACTTGTTCGGCAAATAAACATTCTGCCGCCGTATGGGGAAACCTGTATGGCGGTTTTTCTGTACGCAAAAGGGTGTCGTGAAACGCGACTACCTTGATAGTGGTACGCCAAAACGCGGTAGCCCTTACCGCTTCGATATTTTGAAAATGGACCGGAAATATCTGCAATGTTGAACTCTGCTTACTCATATATGATAGTTGCCGCTATTGTTGCAATAATAATTTTCGGAATTTCATAAAAGGAATCAATATGCGACACTATTGCAATCGAGGTAATATTGACATAGAATTCCATGTATTATAGAATGGTATCTGTAAAAAGAAGGCATGAAGAAAGCAGCTTTAAACGGGCTGCTTTTTTTGTGTCTTCTTTTATCTTTCCTGAGTACCAGAGGAAAAGGAGTTTTCTGGATGGAGCAGAGAAGACAAAAATAAATAAGAACAGGAGGAAGTATATGGAGGATACCAGAAAAACAGTTTTGGCGGGAAACGGGGAAAAAGATGTTCCGCGTGCGGTCTACGATGGTGTTTTGACAATCGATGTAGACGCGCAGGTTGAAAGCATGGAGGAACAGGAAGAAGCCAGATGGCATCAGCTTTTGAATGCACATCGTACCAGAAAGATCCTGACGGGCCAGCTTGGGGGCATTGAAAAACTGGAGAGTGGATGGATGGTTGCTGTTACATACTTTAATGGTTTCCGGATCATTATCCCAATGAATGAAATGATGATCAACCTTCAGGGAGACGGGCGTGAAAACGCGGATACCTTAAACCGTCAGGTCCGTATTGCTAACAACATGCTCGGCTGTGATATTGATTTCATCATCAAAGATCTGGATAACAAGAGCCGGAGCGTTGTAGCATCCAGAAAAGATGCAATGCTTAAAAAGAGACAGACTTTTTACCTTGGGGAAGATACAGAAAAACCAATGCTCTATGAAGGCAGGATCGTAGAAGCAAGGGTGATCGCGGTAGCTCCCAAAGCAGTCCGCCTGGAAGTCTTTGGTGTAGAAGTATCTGTCCGGGCCAGAGACATGGCCTGGGAGTGGATGGTAGATGCCGGAGAAAAATTCCAGGTAGGTGATCTGGTGCTGGTCATGGTCAATAAGGTGGAAGCAAGCTCTGTTGACCAGATCATTATAGAAGTGGATGCAAAGAGTCCGACAGCCAATATCAATAAAGATAACCTCCGGAAATGCCATAAACAGGGAAAATATACAGGGATTATTACGGAAGTCTATAAGGGAACCTATTTTATCCGCCTTGATATCGGAGTCAATGCCGTGGCACATTCCTGCAATATGTCCGCACTTCCGGGAAAGAAAGATAAGATCGGATTTGTGGTGACCCGCATCAACGACAACTATGAAGTGGCAGAAGGTATTATCACAAGGCTTATCAAAAGCGCTTCCTGAAAATGTTTTTATGATTTTCAAAGAATTCTGTTGACACAGAAAAAGGGATTTCTTTAACATCGGAGATAAAGATGGAAAGGAGTGACGTCAGATGGCAAAAAAGAAGAAAAAACAGATGCGGGAAACCTTGTACTGTCCATATTGCAAAAGACCCGGGGTACTTAGGCCTGCAGCTTATGTCTATGGAGATAATAACCTGGATCCGGAGAAATACCTGTATGTATGCAGCGGCTATCCTTCCTGTGATTCATACATTGGGGCACACAAAAAGAGTATGCGTCCCATGGGAACCATGGCTGACAGCGATCTGCGTAATAAGCGGATCGAAGCACACAGAGCTTTGGATGCAATCTGGAAAAATGGTTATATGACCAAACACAGCACATATATCTGGCTTCAGAACCGTTTAAATCTCCGGGAAAAGGACACACATATCGGGAAATTTTCTTATTACCTGTGTGAACAAACCATCCGGGAATGTACAGACTATATAAAAAGCCGAGAGGAAAAAAAGAAATCCCCGGATAAAATAAGCGTGGCATGACGGAAAGGATGGATGCCCTTGAGACTACAGGCGACAGAAGATGATGTATATCATCTGATGGACCTTAAAGAACAGTATTTTATTATGACAGCAATATGCAGTGTGGCAGAGGGAATCAGCGCATACTTTTTCATATACCAGAAAAGATGCTGGGATCTTGTATATTTGT contains the following coding sequences:
- a CDS encoding S1 RNA-binding domain-containing protein — protein: MEDTRKTVLAGNGEKDVPRAVYDGVLTIDVDAQVESMEEQEEARWHQLLNAHRTRKILTGQLGGIEKLESGWMVAVTYFNGFRIIIPMNEMMINLQGDGRENADTLNRQVRIANNMLGCDIDFIIKDLDNKSRSVVASRKDAMLKKRQTFYLGEDTEKPMLYEGRIVEARVIAVAPKAVRLEVFGVEVSVRARDMAWEWMVDAGEKFQVGDLVLVMVNKVEASSVDQIIIEVDAKSPTANINKDNLRKCHKQGKYTGIITEVYKGTYFIRLDIGVNAVAHSCNMSALPGKKDKIGFVVTRINDNYEVAEGIITRLIKSAS
- a CDS encoding zinc-finger-containing protein yields the protein MAKKKKKQMRETLYCPYCKRPGVLRPAAYVYGDNNLDPEKYLYVCSGYPSCDSYIGAHKKSMRPMGTMADSDLRNKRIEAHRALDAIWKNGYMTKHSTYIWLQNRLNLREKDTHIGKFSYYLCEQTIRECTDYIKSREEKKKSPDKISVA